ATTTTCATACGCAATTGTGTCACAGATTAACATGAGTGTCGAGGAAGTATAGCCAATTTGGAGCAACTGTATCGAGCAGTATCAACATCCGTGTCATTGTATGGAACACGGATTTGTTTTGTCCTACGACTATACTCTGTACATTTCCGTTtctgttttgctatttcttagtcgaatgagaaataactattttctTAGTAGATGATAACaatcttttgattcaatcattgagattcgtgtaataTTAATGTAGGTCTGATGGATCAGAAAATTTTCATTGGATGGCTATGATTGTcgactgaaaaataactatttcttaggcggctgagaaatagacactcccttTCTCTTTATATGACAGTAATTCTCTTTTACACAAAAATTATCGTGCCCCTAATTCCACTCATCATTTGATTAAGTGGACATAATAACAAAGCCAGATGTCCAACAAACAAATGCATGCAAGCGTCCCGGAGAGGAAAACTTGGTAGAGATCCACAAAAATCAGGAAAAATATGCCAAACAATTCgtgagaaaataaaaataaaatatgaaattGGTACGCCTAAACAACAAAGAATCTACGGTACTAAATTTCGTCGGTTCCAAACGGCGAGGACACAATGCAGCATAGATCGTACGAAACAGATTGACCTATTTGAGGAGTGAGAACACAATGCAGCTTTTCTCCTACTCGCCCCGTCTCATATTAtgtgtcgcaactttgtctagacaCACGTGTGTACAACACTTAATAGAAATCTCCAGTTAATATGGgatgtttttggaaaatatattatttgtcCAAAATGCGTCATCTCAGAACTCAGAGGTCATGCGCATGCCAATCGGTATTGGGAAAATGATCCGAAATGGCCAGAGAACCGAGTGGTAATATTGCTGGCATGTGCCCGACTCTTTTTCCCATTGGCACATGTGCGTTCTTGTTAGCGGGACACATTTCTTTGCACTTTACCACAACCGCCGCCTCCGTAGCATCGTCATCGATCATCCACTGGAGCTGAGTGATCCATCCTGGCTATAAAACACCTCCCTCCCaccctccctctcctttctcCACTGGGgagacagagagagggagaagatACATAATCCAATTTTGATCACTAGCTAACTTACATGCCCAACTGGTGATCGATCATCATATTGACAGGAGCCAACAGCATCTGGTAAAATCCGGCCGCATAGGCAAGGCAACCAACAGTTAATTCCCCATCTCCTTCATCCCTCTGACTCTAGATTCTAGTTCCAAAATTCTCCTCCAATGGACACACTTGCGTCGCATGCAGCTCATATAAGTACACATTACCCCATGGCTCCCTTGGAGACATCCACACACTAccatagcagcagcagatcaGAGTTGCACTGCTGCTCCCTGGAACCAATGGTGAAGTTCTCCAAGCAATTCGAGGGCCAGCTCGTGCCGGAATGGAAAGAGGCCTTCGTGGACTACTGGCAGCTCAAAAAGGACATCAAGACGCTGCAGGCCGCTGCTGCCGGTGATCAGGGCATCAGCGGCCCCGAGGCACCAGCACCGACGACGGCCGTGGCTAGCCACTGGGTGATGAGGCTGCCGTTCCTCAATCCCCATGGCCACCACAAGGAGCCTGGCGCCATACaggcaagcatgcatgcatgcaccagcTAGCTGTTCTAATGTTTCCACGGCACAGAGGGATTTATATATGTTTTGTTGGGCTGTTGGGAATGCAGGTGCACAGAAAGCTGGCgagcgccggcgacgacggggCGGTGGCCGGGGTGGTGTACGAGACGGAGGTTCTGGACGCAGCAGGGCTCCCAGGCGTGGAGGCCAAGGCCTTCTTTGGGAGGCTGGACGAGCAGCTCAACAAGGTGAACCGCTTCTACGAGAAGAAGCAGGGGGAGTTCCTGGAGCGTGGCGAGTCGCTCAGGCGCCAGCTGCAGATCCTCGTTGAGCTCAAAGCCGCCGTCACCGAGGCACGGCGGCGTGGGGGCTCGCCGGGGAGCGCCGATGCGGAGGACCCATCAGTCTCTTGCTCTATCCTGCACGGTCAGTATGCATGTCGATATGCTCAGATATACTTGTTAATTCAGCCAGTTGAGGGTAAAAGTTGATTAGGCCAGTTGCTGTTCACATGCTAGCTGTTAAATATGCATAAATAAGACTTTTGATCTTAATGAATGGGAAAGAAAATGGAAGTGGCAATCCTGTTGGGCATATCTAAATTAGGCCAGTCGTTGGGGTTGGGCGTGCATGCAATCTAAATGCATATTTAGTTTCGCCAGTGAATTATCCTCCTATAACTCATCAGGCATCTTTGTCACTACTATCTCTGTTCCAAAATAGAAACGATGTAGAAAACATGCAAAACAAACTCCATTTGTCTTTGACAACTCATTAGTTAAATATTATTCAAGTTTTTTTAGGTGAAAGTGTATCATTCTATTCGTCATCAACAATTTACAGCATAATTTTACATAACATTTTGCTTACAAATTCGTAAAATGTTAACGGCCAAAGTTGCTATTCTTGTCGCTAGACTTGAGGACAATAGGTAATACTTAATTGTTTATAGATTGTGACTTACCGGTTACCACACAAAATTACAGGAGATCAATCTCTCAGGGGCATTGCAGAGCAAGAACACGGAGGTCAAGGAAAGCTGACCAAAGATGCTATGGCAAAGATAACTGATGAAGAAGGGGAAGACCAGTTTTCCATTTCTGAAGGTTTAGGTGAATCGGGAAGGATTGAGAAACCAAGAGAAGAAGTTGCCCATAAGCTGAGGACACTCTCAGGGAAGGAGGTCACTTGCCAGGGCAGGAGCGTGAGGATCACTATTCCAGTAACCACACCGTCTAGGACTGTCATCGCCATCCGTGATCTTCTGTTCGACGACATGCTAAGCCAATCAAGGAAGAATGGCGGAAACGTCGGTGATGGCTGTGAGAAATTGAGCATCAACAAGAAAAAGGTGCACCAGGCAGAGAAGATGATCAGGGGGGCACTGGTTGAGCTGTACAAGGGCTTGGGGTACCTGAAGACGTACCGGTAGGTGTAGCTCATGACATGGTGTGTAGTAATGCTTTGTGCACCAAACTGATACTGACAGGGAGAGCATTCTTGTTGCAGGAGCTTGAACATGTTGGCTTTTGTGAAGATTTTGAAGAAATTTGACAAGGTTCCTCCCAATGCATCTCTCCTTATTGCATTGCCTGAGAAATCACATATGAGCAttgctgaaaaaaaaaactcatgttTCAGGTTACAGCAAAGGAAGTCCAGACAATTTACCTGAAAGTCGTGGAGAGCTCCTATTTTAATAGCTCTGACAAGGTATTTTGCAATGATACAGCAGTCTTGAGAAGCTTTGAAGCATTTCATTTCCATCAAAACTTCAAAGTTTCCTGGTTTTGACTGAAATTCTCATCTCAATAGGCAATCAGGCTAATGGATGATGTTGAGGAGCTGTTTGTTAGACATTTTGCCAATGGTGATAAAAGGAAAGCAATGAAGTATCTCAAGCCAAATCAGAAGGAAGAATCACACTCTACCACATTTTTCATAGGTACAATAGTTTTCTTGTAAGCTTTGCATCGTTCCTTCGTCAGGATAATTTCCAAGTCCTTGTGCACTACTGTCAAATTTTCAGGTCTATTCACTGGTGGGTTTGTAGCACTATTCATCGGTTATTGTATCATGGCACATATAGCTGGGATGTACACTCAACAATCAAACAAGGTCTACATGTCAACATCCTATCCTGTCCTTAGGTCAGCACCCAACATGTCAATTCAACTGCTACTACtctgaagaaacaaaatgtGTTAAAACTCAGACACTACAGTACTGACATTAAATGATCCCAAACTGCAGCATGTTCAGCCTCTTCTTTCTACATCTCTTCGCCTACGGATGCAACATCTTCATGTGGAGAAAGACACGCATAAATTACACgttcatatttgaattcacACCTACCAAAGAGCTTAAGTATCGTGATGTGTTCTTGATATGCACTACGTCTATGACGATTGTTGTCGGTGTCATGTTTGCACACCTGACACTCATTGTAAAAGGGTATTCTTCAAGTGCAGTTCAAGCAATCCCAGGGTGTCTACTACTGGTATGTTCTATTCAACATTGCAAATGTGAAATTGTTGCTTATTTTTGTCTGTTCCTGTTGTTATATCCATATGAGGCTGATGCTTCTATTTATTATGTATTTCAGGTGTTCTTACTAATGTTGGTCTGCCCTTTCAAAATCCTCTACCGATCAAGTCGTTATGACTTCCTAAGAGTGATCAGGAACATCATTCTAACCCCCTTTTACAAGGTAATTTTCTATAGTTAAAGAGCGGCACATTTGATAAGTAGATGACATGCATTTTCCATATCAGAAACATATGTTAAATTCCTATTTATATACAGGTTGTTATGGTTGATTTCTTCATGGCTGATCAGCTTTGTAGTCAGGTAACATCATAACAGAAGCTAAATGTTCGACGCGTTCAATTGTGCAAACTTAAGACACTAAAGATAGTTTCTAGAGTTTAGAGCATCAGATTATTTTAAATTTAGAAATGACTAATAAAGTAATGACTACTGGCAAATAGGTACCGGTGCTTAGGAGCCTAGAGTACCTGGCATGTTATTACATAACCAGCAGCTACAAGACGCAAGACTATGGATACTGCACAAGAGTGAAACATTTTAGAGATTTGGCTTATGCAGTATCCTTCCTTCCCTACTACTGGAGAGCCATGCAGGTATAGAGATGGAACATGACTTGCCAAATCAGAATGTCCATTCGTCAGACTTTCTAAAGGTAGTGATACCCTTTTCTTATTCTTATGGTTGTCCTGACAGTGCGCAAGGAGATGGTTTGACGAAGGGGACATAAACCACCTTGTCAACCTTGGGAAGTATGTGTCAGCGATGCTTGCTGCAGGAACAAAATTAGCATATGAGAATGATAACAGTGCTGGATGGCTGTCACTAGTCGTCATCGTGTCGAGTGTCGCCACTATCTACCAACTCTACTGGGACTTCGTTAAGGATTGGGGCCTTCTACAGTTCAACTCCAAGAACCCTTGGCTTCGTAACGATCTGATACTTAAACAAAAATACATCTATTTCTTATCCATGGTATGTTCTCTAAAAATATCAAGGTTTACATCAAACCTTtttgagaaaataaaaattgtgTGATGTACTTACAGAGAGTAACATTTTACAGGCTTTGAACCTTCTTTTGAGGCTTGCTTGGCTTCAGACTGTCATCCACCCTAACATTGGAAGCCTCGATTCTAGAGtaactcttttctttttggcagCTCTTGAGGTGATTCGACGAGGCCATTGGAACTTCTACAGGTAACTTTATTGCCAATGAATCTGAACACATGAATTAAATTTATGATCCCGAATTTACACTGAATAAACTTCTATGTCAGGCTGGAGAATGAACACCTAAACAATGCAGGCAGGTTCAGAGCTGTGAAGGTTGTTCCACTTCCTTTTCATGAAGTGGAAGAGGACTAACACCATAGGGTTGCAGCACTCCCAAACAGTTGAGATGTAACACCAACTAATGTTAGAAAGCATGCACTTCAGTACTATAATTCGATTCATTTTTTGGTGTGAGGAATAAAAGCATAAAATGTACGGTTTGGAGAAGTTGTATGCAAATAGTAACAATAAATACACAGAATTCATGAGTTCCATTTAGTCTTCCATGCAAGAATTGATACTGATCTCATGTGAACTTGAGTCAGTCCGCATCACGGGAAGGTCCAAGTACTAGTTGCTCTGCGATTCTTCTTTTGCCCATTCCATCTTTGGCTACCTGTGAAAAGTAATTATATATAGTTAATGGAAGCTTCATCAGGCACAAATCACTTAAAAGAGGTTAATCAAGGATCACTATCTTACTTGCAGAATGTAGTCGAGCTCCCCTACTTTGAATTGAGAATGGTAAGACCCTATGAGATCAGGGCATGAAGCCATATTGATGTAGCAGTTGGCCTCACTTTAAGCACTGCATCTTATTTGCTGCatatttgctaaaaaataGCATATTGGAAGTTACGTTAGGAAACAGAAAGCATAAGCAAGAAGAGCTGCACTACACTCACACTTCACCTTTCATTGCAGGCAAATGCAAATTGTACTGATGCCTAACATTACATTTTCTTTCACTAATGGGACAACCTCTATATTTCCAATGTCATCAAAAAGCTCACCTGACAGAAGACAAGAAAGTATTACTATATTGTAAATAGTGGTAAGCACTCAGTTTGCAGTTTACAACAGTGTTGGCAACATAATATCTCACCTGGAAGCAAGAGACATATTGTAGCCATGTCCTATGCCATAAAAGAAATATCTAGTCTTTCGTACCAAGTCATTTTCCTAGTGGAGATATGACATAGGTCAATTCTGAGGCATGAATACACAGCACATGTAACTCAAGGACATTTACATGCAGCCAGTCAATTTCACATGATGAAGAATAACTCCATCTGATATGTAGAACAGGAAGCATCAACATGTCACCAATCTCATGTTATTCCAACTTGCATTGCATCAAATATATTATCTGCAGGTTCTTGTGGATCAACCCAACTACTTCCTGCATACTTTCTTACTCGCTGGAAATCAAATACAGTGCGATCCCACGTTTTCTCTTCCCACATGTGAACTGAAGCATGAATGTTGGATAATGTAATGTATGGTGAAGGATCCTCTGGTCGTATTTCAAGAATCTTCTTTGCTGCCAGCCTTCCTAACTCCACATTACCATGAGTCCTACATGAAGCGAGCAAAGCCTCCCACACCAGTTGGTCTGGTTGGCAAGGCAGAGCATCAATGAATTCCAGTGCATCAGAAAATCTTCCAGCACGGGCAAATAGATCAACCATGCAGGTATAGTGCTCCATCTTGGGTTCCACGTTGTACAAGGCCTTCATCTGTTTGAAATACTCACAACCCTCTGCGATTAGGCCCATTCGGCTGCAAGATGATAACAGCCCAACAAAAGTGTAATCATCTGGACATATCCCTTCTTCTTGCATCAGGTCAAATAGCTGAATGGCTGCCACCTCATTTCCATGTTGTGAAAAACTTGTGATTAGTGCATTCCACGAGATAATGCCTCTACTCCTCATTGAATTGAAAATTTTCAATGCAATGTGAACACTTCCGCACTTGGCATACATGGTTACAAGAGCATTCTCCACAGAATCGGCATCATCAATTCCTAACTTCACTGCCCTCGAATGAATTTGCCGTCCAACAGCATGGTTTGTGGTACTAGAACAGGCTCTTAGCACACTGGTGATGCAAAAGATCGGAGACCCTAGGCCTTTCCGAAGCATTTCCTTGAAAAACAAGAGTGTCTCCTGAGGAAGATCATTCTGTGCATAGCAAGTTAACAAAGCTGTCCACGATATAATGTCCTTGTTTTCTAATAGATCAAATATAATCTCTGCAGTCGCAATATCACCACATCTGCCATAAACCGTGATGGTAGCATTCAGCAGTGAAGTATCCAGCTTGAAGAGAGTCTTTAGGGCATAGCAATGAACCTCCTCGGCCAATCTCAGCTGTCCTAGTGATGAACAAACCTGGAGCAGGCTAGTTATGGTTGATTGGTCAATTGCCATCTTTTCCATGACCATCTCCCGAAAGTTCCAAACTGCCTCCATGCTGTATCCATTCCGTGCATAAGCTACAAACAGCGAAGTCCTGGAGAATGCATCATGCCTTATCCGACAAGACAACTTGGCTATCTCATCTACTCCTCCACATCTACCATACATTGCTATAAGAGCAGTTCCTAAAGCAGGATCGACCTCAGTGCCCATCTTCAACAAGCAGCCATGAATTTGCTTCCCTCCAGGGAGCAACCCAGGTGCATCGAACACCTTCAGGATGCAAGAAAACGTCGCATTTGTTGGCCAGATCTTCAAGAGTAACATCTTCCTTAAGAGGGAAAGTGCTGCATCACGGTGTCCTGAGGAACCATCGTTGTTGACAAGGCAGGCTATCATGCTGGTCCAGCTCACGACGCTCCGCTGTGGCGAGAGCGCAAACACCCGCCACGACGAGTCCACACACCCACACTTGGAGTACATGTCAACCAATGCCCCAGCAACACTCTCATCGCCGGCCACGCCAAATTTTACCGCAGAAGCATGCACTTGGGAGCCTGCGACAATGTCACTGGCACGGGCGCACCCAGAGACCAGGGCGCCCAGAGCGAACGAGTTCGGGCGGTCGTAGCTTCCGCGTCCTCCGCTGAGAAGCATGTCGGAGAAGAGCAGAAAGGCCTCACAGAGAGCGCCGAGGCGGGAGACGTTGGAGATGAGGACTGAGCAGGAGACGACGTTGCGGTGgggcatttcgtcgaacaggcCGCGGGCTTCCGCGGGGAGGCTGCTGCGGAaataggagaggaggaggttgTTGCAGAGGTAAGTGGAGGCGAGAAAGCCGAGCTtcacggcggcgccgtggaCTGTGCTTgggtggcggccgccgcggaggaggagggcggcgaggtGGTCGTGCATTTCTGTGTGGCATCGGCCGCCCAGCCGCCGCGGTCGCGAAAAGTCTGTTAACTCGCCTTGCAGACTTGCACGGTGGAGTACTGTATTGGAGTAACACTGTTAAAGGCGCGTTCGGGAACCCTCTGGCTTCCAGCTTCCCAGAAATTCGGTCGGAGCAGAGCCGAACAGACTTGATCCACGAAGATAAGATCCATGAAGCAGGCTCGTTTTGCTGTACAAAAATCGAAGCAGCCCTTTTGACGACTCCCAGATCGGCAAACCACGGAGCAGTGCAAAATTACACGTGATTTGCCACCGTCTAAGTGAAAAACGTTTCAGTCGGTCTTTTCCTTGTCCCTCTCGTTCCAGCTAGTTGACCACCAGGAAGGGCTCCCCGCCGCTGTACTTGAACTCTGGTCGCCGCGAGAGGCTCCGCGCCGGTGCCTCCATCATCATCTCCGGTCGCCACCCTGACTCCAGTCCGAGGGGAttccatggccgccgctgctccgcatCCCTGCCTGCAACCCGAAGGGACGCCCAGCCCCATCATCTCCACGGATCGACGCTCGCACCTCAACTAGGTTGTGCGGCCGCCGGGTCTCCAACCTCCTCCAGTCGCAGATCCGGCCGCCGTTGCCCCAACTGCCGCGCCATCTCCGCCCGTAGCAGCTCCCCGAGCTCGTCCTCCCGCACAAGATCCCGTCCACCTGCAGGTACAGTATGGGCTAAGGACCCTCTCCTTACCAGGCCGGCCCAGCGAGACTTGGCTTTCGGCCCAACTCGACTCAGGAGCAGCCCCGAACGTTTCTGGCTCCCATTGAGACGCTGGAATCGTTGTGAGAAGCCGAATCGAAGGAGTTTGCTGAAGTTAGACCGTTCCCCAACACGCCCTAAACATACCCGATTCGAACGTGGACGGTGTGTTGCACGCATTTCAATACTTTGAACGAACacttagactaatgatttaaGGGTTATatgttataaaaattatatcattggattagTATTTCAAAAATGTTTCCAATGATATAAAATTCGgaacatataatctacatacaattTGTCTAATTGTTGTTTAAAGTTTGACATTTGAAAACGTGGGCgtcattttttgtgaaaaggaggaagTAACATAAAAGGAAAATTAACTATGAGCTCGCGGCAGATTAACTAGATTCTGCGTTGAAACTGCAAGgcaagctttttttttcagacaATGAAGTCGAGAATGAATGACGCAcaaattcttttgaaaatcCTACAGCGCAAATTGGGTCTAAGACACCAGATCTTCCCCGAGCCCAAGTCGGGGATGCAAATGGGATGTCGTTGCAGATCCATCAAAGGAATAATAAATTGAGACTTTTCGCTCACGAGAACATTTATCGTTTTTCTTCTAAGGACAATATCTGCAAAAATCTACGAGGGCCTTTTTGATCACAGAAAtcaaaaacacaggaataaaaaaaaatgtacgaTTGGAATGTCCTGGCATGTTGAATCCTAAGGAATTGCTTGAAAGAGATGTTTGGATGATACACATGAAAAACACACGAATCTTGAGATTAGATAATGCTTAATTGGAGTAAAAGATGAGAGAGAATGCATTGAAACTTTCAAAGAATTTATTCACGAGGTTAGACCTCATGCTTGGATTCCTCCAAATTTTAGAGAATTTTGTTCTGTCATATGAAATTTCTTTGGTGACAATCGTATGATCCAAAGGACATATATAAAAATTATTTCTTGGCATTGCAATCCTCTAATTTTCTTATAAATTCCTATGATACAAAGAAGGCCTGAAGCTCTTGCATTGTGACATTACAGAGCAAATattagagaaaacaaagtgGTTACAAAGATGGCCTGAACCCCTTCTCTAATATGTGCTCTGTAATGTCACAATCCAACATAACTCGATCCATACCATTCATCTCCAAAATCAAAACTACTAGTTATAAGCCTCACATTTCTATGATTTAATTTGCTATTGTCTTTTTATGCcattttttctcaaacacGTCGAGCGGCGTGTCATTTCCATTAAGAAGAAAGCGCAAGAAGCGCGAGTACAAGCGGCAACAAAGGAACCACAAAGGGCTCCCAAAAAAGAAGTCTTTTTATGCTTTTATTAGTGAGGTTTAAAACTAGTATTGTTGATTTTTGCAATGACTAGTCTCAACTGAATCAATGGAATGATGTTAGTCCATGACATTACAAAACAATGTTGAAGGATACAAATTCGCCACTCCTGCTCTTATCCTAAACAACTGGCCCTTGGGTAATTCTTGGTACAGGGTCATCATTATCGGATATGGGAATCCGATTTTATAGGTTATGGGAAGAGAAATTATTATCCGGCGTTATACGGTATATGATATGGTATGAGCATTATCCGACGGATACCAAATTATCCAAAATTACAATCGGATAATCCGACCCTAATAAGTCGGATATTATTCGTTTTTACCAACATGTTACATGCAACCCACTAGTCCAGGCTGCTCATCCAAGAAAACCCATATTAACATATATCCCAACCTACTTCTGGTGCGTTTTCTTGCCATCTTAGCCACAATTTGGGGACTAGGCGCAACATAAGTAATGACTATGAAGTTATTTGTTATTACTACTATGCACGCACTATCCATCCGTTTTCGATCAAGCTTCGTTCCGCTGCCGTACCATATCCGTTTCCGTGTCCGAATCCGTATCCGCACCGTTTCCAAATAcgataaaaaatatgaaatatgATATGGTAGGAGCATTATCCATCCGAATCCGATCCGCTTTCATCCTTACATCCGATGGTCCACACCATGGCCTGAGAAATGACACTGAGAACTAGGAAATCcgaaaaaataatcaaatgttCCCCCTAAAAAAATTGGCGGAAAATAAActgttctctctcttttctccccGGCCGGCAACCGCGTCCTCCCGGAGTTCCGGTTGCCATCCCAGTTATCACTCGAGTTGCCCGCGCCGACCCAGTTGCCCATCCGCACCTAGGCCCCAGCCCCTCTCCCAAcctaatctttttttttctccccgGTCTGTCTGACAGATTCCTCAAGGGCCTCGCTGTTCGTCCTCGCTGCTCGATCCCTTCCATTTCTTGTCTCTGAAGGTGAGGAAGAACCCTACTTCGTCGTTTAGAGATAGAGTTTGGTGCTCTTGTTCTTGAGCACTGCTCCTAAAAGAATACGTCCATCTGTACTGTATATATCCTCTTCATAGTGTGCTTATTGGTTTGTTTATTAGTTACTTGTCCTGCAGATTGCTGCAAATCTATGCCTGTTATTTGTGGGTGATTTTTTGTACTTCGTGAATTATGATGATGGAGCTGGTCGGAAAATCTCTCCATAATACTGAACCTGTTAGTTCTAGTTGCTGCTAGCAGAATATTATCTATTCTtccttgccaaaaaaaaagcaatgtTATCCTCTTGGGGAGAATTagtcttatttttttgtaTCATCCCTTAAGCATCCAATTGCAATCTATTTTGGGTGTTCATTTCTTTGGTGATTAAGTGCATCAAGTTCTTTATTACGACCTGTGCGGTAATACTGAGGCAGTCTAAACTTCTTGATACGGgacggggtggcccgatctttcgatgagattgataactctcgatttgggtaggaggtgacgttgacgatccgactacggc
This is a stretch of genomic DNA from Brachypodium distachyon strain Bd21 chromosome 1, Brachypodium_distachyon_v3.0, whole genome shotgun sequence. It encodes these proteins:
- the LOC100831716 gene encoding phosphate transporter PHO1-3 isoform X1; this translates as MDTLASHAAHISTHYPMAPLETSTHYHSSSRSELHCCSLEPMVKFSKQFEGQLVPEWKEAFVDYWQLKKDIKTLQAAAAGDQGISGPEAPAPTTAVASHWVMRLPFLNPHGHHKEPGAIQVHRKLASAGDDGAVAGVVYETEVLDAAGLPGVEAKAFFGRLDEQLNKVNRFYEKKQGEFLERGESLRRQLQILVELKAAVTEARRRGGSPGSADAEDPSVSCSILHGDQSLRGIAEQEHGGQGKLTKDAMAKITDEEGEDQFSISEGLGESGRIEKPREEVAHKLRTLSGKEVTCQGRSVRITIPVTTPSRTVIAIRDLLFDDMLSQSRKNGGNVGDGCEKLSINKKKVHQAEKMIRGALVELYKGLGYLKTYRSLNMLAFVKILKKFDKVTAKEVQTIYLKVVESSYFNSSDKAIRLMDDVEELFVRHFANGDKRKAMKYLKPNQKEESHSTTFFIGLFTGGFVALFIGYCIMAHIAGMYTQQSNKVYMSTSYPVLSMFSLFFLHLFAYGCNIFMWRKTRINYTFIFEFTPTKELKYRDVFLICTTSMTIVVGVMFAHLTLIVKGYSSSAVQAIPGCLLLVCSIQHCKCEIVAYFCLFLLLYPYEADASIYYVFQVFLLMLVCPFKILYRSSRYDFLRVIRNIILTPFYKVVMVDFFMADQLCSQVPVLRSLEYLACYYITSSYKTQDYGYCTRVKHFRDLAYAVSFLPYYWRAMQCARRWFDEGDINHLVNLGKYVSAMLAAGTKLAYENDNSAGWLSLVVIVSSVATIYQLYWDFVKDWGLLQFNSKNPWLRNDLILKQKYIYFLSMALNLLLRLAWLQTVIHPNIGSLDSRVTLFFLAALEVIRRGHWNFYRLENEHLNNAGRFRAVKVVPLPFHEVEED
- the LOC100831716 gene encoding phosphate transporter PHO1-3 isoform X2; its protein translation is MDTLASHAAHISTHYPMAPLETSTHYHSSSRSELHCCSLEPMVKFSKQFEGQLVPEWKEAFVDYWQLKKDIKTLQAAAAGDQGISGPEAPAPTTAVASHWVMRLPFLNPHGHHKEPGAIQVHRKLASAGDDGAVAGVVYETEVLDAAGLPGVEAKAFFGRLDEQLNKVNRFYEKKQGEFLERGESLRRQLQILVELKAAVTEARRRGGSPGSADAEDPSVSCSILHGDQSLRGIAEQEHGGQGKLTKDAMAKITDEEGEDQFSISEGLGESGRIEKPREEVAHKLRTLSGKEVTCQGRSVRITIPVTTPSRTVIAIRDLLFDDMLSQSRKNGGNVGDGCEKLSINKKKVHQAEKMIRGALVELYKGLGYLKTYRSLNMLAFVKILKKFDKVTAKEVQTIYLKVVESSYFNSSDKAIRLMDDVEELFVRHFANGDKRKAMKYLKPNQKEESHSTTFFIGLFTGGFVALFIGYCIMAHIAGMYTQQSNKVYMSTSYPVLSMFSLFFLHLFAYGCNIFMWRKTRINYTFIFEFTPTKELKYRDVFLICTTSMTIVVGVMFAHLTLIVKGYSSSAVQAIPGCLLLVFLLMLVCPFKILYRSSRYDFLRVIRNIILTPFYKVVMVDFFMADQLCSQVPVLRSLEYLACYYITSSYKTQDYGYCTRVKHFRDLAYAVSFLPYYWRAMQCARRWFDEGDINHLVNLGKYVSAMLAAGTKLAYENDNSAGWLSLVVIVSSVATIYQLYWDFVKDWGLLQFNSKNPWLRNDLILKQKYIYFLSMALNLLLRLAWLQTVIHPNIGSLDSRVTLFFLAALEVIRRGHWNFYRLENEHLNNAGRFRAVKVVPLPFHEVEED
- the LOC100832314 gene encoding pentatricopeptide repeat-containing protein At4g13650; this encodes MHDHLAALLLRGGRHPSTVHGAAVKLGFLASTYLCNNLLLSYFRSSLPAEARGLFDEMPHRNVVSCSVLISNVSRLGALCEAFLLFSDMLLSGGRGSYDRPNSFALGALVSGCARASDIVAGSQVHASAVKFGVAGDESVAGALVDMYSKCGCVDSSWRVFALSPQRSVVSWTSMIACLVNNDGSSGHRDAALSLLRKMLLLKIWPTNATFSCILKVFDAPGLLPGGKQIHGCLLKMGTEVDPALGTALIAMYGRCGGVDEIAKLSCRIRHDAFSRTSLFVAYARNGYSMEAVWNFREMVMEKMAIDQSTITSLLQVCSSLGQLRLAEEVHCYALKTLFKLDTSLLNATITVYGRCGDIATAEIIFDLLENKDIISWTALLTCYAQNDLPQETLLFFKEMLRKGLGSPIFCITSVLRACSSTTNHAVGRQIHSRAVKLGIDDADSVENALVTMYAKCGSVHIALKIFNSMRSRGIISWNALITSFSQHGNEVAAIQLFDLMQEEGICPDDYTFVGLLSSCSRMGLIAEGCEYFKQMKALYNVEPKMEHYTCMVDLFARAGRFSDALEFIDALPCQPDQLVWEALLASCRTHGNVELGRLAAKKILEIRPEDPSPYITLSNIHASVHMWEEKTWDRTVFDFQRVRKYAGSSWVDPQEPADNIFDAMQVGIT